The bacterium genome contains a region encoding:
- the wbpA gene encoding UDP-N-acetyl-D-glucosamine 6-dehydrogenase produces the protein MEPAATVALPHTLAERLATRTATITIVGVGYVGLPLAMALSAAGFRVFGLDNSAARVAELAAGSSPITDVPSAELAEQLATGRFTPTQDPAVLKESDVAIICVPTPLTPHKHPDTRFIESAAQTIASALRPGMLVILESTTYPGTTTELIRPLLEKSGLVAGHDFHLVFSPERVDPGNTQYSVANTPKVLGGLTPACTELAAQMYASISGPEFVVRVSSPTEAEFVKLLENTFRSVNIALVNELSQLAHRMGVNIWEVIDAAATKPYGFMPFYPGPGVGGHCIPVDPYYLLWKAREYHFHTKFIELSAETNANMPAYVLNQVFRILNRAGKSLLGARILALGVTFKPNINDNRNSPAMSVLELLADKGANLRYHDPHVPSLTLGESHSDFTSMLPDLVSLRSVELTAEELEAADLVLLLVHHASFDIPFIVEHSPLLYDTRNATRVVSPRPAHVFVL, from the coding sequence ACCGTGGCACTTCCCCACACGCTTGCTGAACGTCTGGCCACCCGAACTGCCACCATCACGATTGTGGGTGTCGGCTATGTCGGCCTGCCCCTGGCGATGGCCCTGAGCGCGGCCGGGTTCCGGGTCTTCGGCCTGGATAATTCCGCCGCCCGAGTCGCGGAACTGGCAGCGGGGTCCTCGCCGATCACGGATGTCCCTTCGGCCGAGCTCGCAGAGCAGCTGGCCACGGGGCGCTTTACGCCGACCCAGGATCCGGCGGTCCTGAAGGAATCCGATGTCGCCATCATTTGTGTCCCGACTCCCCTGACGCCCCATAAGCATCCGGACACCCGATTTATCGAGTCGGCGGCGCAAACCATTGCGAGCGCCCTGCGACCGGGGATGCTGGTGATCCTGGAGTCGACGACTTATCCGGGGACCACCACCGAACTGATCCGGCCCCTGCTGGAGAAGTCAGGGCTGGTCGCCGGACACGATTTCCATCTGGTCTTTTCCCCCGAGCGAGTGGATCCCGGCAACACGCAGTACAGCGTCGCCAACACACCCAAAGTTCTGGGCGGCCTGACACCAGCCTGCACCGAACTTGCCGCGCAGATGTATGCCTCGATCTCCGGACCAGAATTCGTGGTGCGGGTCTCTTCGCCCACCGAAGCGGAGTTCGTCAAGCTGCTGGAGAACACGTTTCGAAGTGTCAACATTGCGCTGGTGAATGAATTGTCGCAATTGGCGCACCGGATGGGTGTCAACATCTGGGAAGTGATCGATGCGGCGGCCACGAAGCCCTACGGCTTTATGCCGTTCTATCCCGGCCCCGGAGTTGGGGGGCACTGCATTCCCGTGGACCCGTACTACCTGCTCTGGAAAGCCCGGGAGTACCACTTCCACACGAAGTTCATCGAGCTGTCGGCAGAAACTAACGCCAACATGCCGGCCTATGTACTGAACCAGGTCTTCCGGATCCTGAATCGCGCCGGCAAGAGTCTGCTGGGCGCCCGTATCCTCGCGCTTGGAGTTACGTTCAAGCCGAACATCAACGACAACCGGAACTCCCCGGCGATGAGTGTCCTGGAGTTGCTGGCGGACAAAGGCGCGAACCTGCGCTACCACGACCCACATGTCCCCTCCCTCACGCTGGGGGAATCACATTCAGACTTCACCAGTATGCTGCCCGACCTGGTGTCGCTCCGATCGGTGGAACTGACGGCTGAGGAACTCGAAGCCGCTGATCTGGTGCTGTTGCTGGTGCATCACGCCAGCTTCGACATCCCCTTTATCGTCGAACACAGCCCGCTGCTGTACGACACACGCAACGCGACCCGGGTCGTCTCGCCGCGACCAGCGCATGTGTTCGTCCTCTAG